Proteins co-encoded in one Armatimonadota bacterium genomic window:
- a CDS encoding sugar phosphate isomerase/epimerase encodes MQAPPPSFGLNGATTGPADVTTDLRVAAAAGYQWVEVRDAKLDAYLATGRPLADLRALARQVGVRVLSVNALEDATLHTGRALEARRARMALLCQWAAALEAPFVVVVPSPLPASGLPETRVRSLTVAALRAYATVAHAHGVQVGFEFLGFPTCSVSTLRAARTVLAELDDPRVGLVIDAFHFYVGGSRLEDLDGLRGHEVFIVHLDDAPDDEPSRLTDAARLLPGDGVLPLQPLVARLQALGYRGAYSLELFRPEYWQWEPEALARRGLDAMRALVAPGEGGSVA; translated from the coding sequence GTGCAGGCCCCACCACCCTCGTTTGGCCTCAACGGCGCCACCACGGGTCCCGCCGACGTCACCACCGACCTGCGGGTGGCCGCGGCCGCGGGCTACCAGTGGGTCGAGGTGCGCGACGCCAAGCTCGACGCCTACCTGGCTACGGGCCGTCCGCTGGCCGACCTGCGCGCCCTGGCGCGCCAGGTCGGGGTGCGGGTGCTCAGCGTGAACGCCCTCGAGGACGCCACGCTGCACACCGGCCGCGCGCTCGAGGCGCGACGCGCGCGGATGGCGCTGCTGTGCCAGTGGGCCGCCGCCCTCGAGGCGCCGTTCGTGGTGGTGGTGCCAAGCCCGCTGCCCGCGAGCGGGCTGCCCGAGACGCGGGTGCGCTCCCTGACCGTCGCGGCCCTGCGGGCCTACGCCACCGTCGCCCATGCCCATGGCGTCCAGGTCGGGTTCGAGTTCCTGGGTTTCCCCACGTGTTCGGTCAGCACGCTGCGGGCGGCGCGCACGGTGCTGGCCGAGCTGGACGACCCGCGCGTGGGCCTGGTCATCGACGCGTTCCACTTCTACGTGGGGGGCTCGCGCCTGGAGGACCTGGACGGCCTGCGGGGCCACGAGGTGTTCATCGTGCACCTCGACGACGCCCCGGACGACGAGCCCTCCCGGCTGACCGATGCCGCGCGGCTGCTGCCGGGCGACGGCGTCCTTCCCCTGCAGCCGCTCGTCGCGCGCCTCCAGGCGCTGGGCTATCGGGGCGCGTACTCGCTGGAGCTGTTCCGCCCCGAGTACTGGCAGTGGGAGCCCGAGGCCCTGGCGCGCCGCGGGCTGGACGCCATGCGGGCGCTGGTTGCGCCGGGCGAGGGCGGGAGCGTGGCGTGA
- a CDS encoding acyl-CoA dehydrogenase family protein: MRELAVRPTDYYRLDDVLTDDERLVRDTVRRFVDREVLPHIGGWWLRGEFPRHLIPALGALGVLGANLPAEYGAAGVNNIAYGLILQELERGDSGLRSFASVQGALVMYPIYTYGSEEQKRRWLPRLARGEVVGCFGLTEHSAGSDPATMQTRARRRPGGWELSGTKMWITNGTLADVAVIWAKDDDDEIRGFLVERGTPGFSAHEVKTKASMRASDTAELVLDGVRVDDTAVLPGARGLRGPLSCLTQARYGIAWGAIGAAIACFEEALDYAKTRVAFGRPIAARQLIQERLVDMLQEITKAQWLAYRLGQLKDQGKMQYTHVSLAKRNNVRAALQIARAARAILGASGITLEYHAMRHAANLETVDTYEGTYDIHTLILGRDITGFDAFA, encoded by the coding sequence GTGCGCGAACTCGCGGTGCGCCCCACCGACTACTACCGGCTCGACGACGTGCTGACCGACGACGAGCGGCTCGTGCGCGACACCGTGCGCCGCTTCGTCGACCGCGAGGTGTTGCCGCACATCGGCGGGTGGTGGTTGCGCGGTGAGTTCCCGCGGCACCTCATCCCCGCCCTGGGCGCCCTGGGCGTGCTGGGCGCCAACCTGCCGGCCGAGTACGGTGCCGCGGGCGTGAACAACATCGCCTACGGGCTCATCCTCCAGGAGCTCGAGCGCGGCGACTCGGGCCTGCGGTCGTTCGCCTCGGTGCAGGGCGCCCTGGTCATGTACCCCATCTACACCTATGGCAGCGAGGAGCAGAAGCGCCGCTGGCTGCCCCGGCTGGCCCGCGGCGAGGTGGTGGGCTGCTTCGGGCTGACCGAGCACTCGGCCGGGTCCGATCCTGCGACGATGCAGACCCGGGCGCGGCGTCGCCCCGGCGGCTGGGAACTGTCCGGCACCAAGATGTGGATCACCAACGGGACCCTGGCCGACGTGGCGGTGATCTGGGCCAAGGACGACGACGACGAGATCCGCGGCTTCCTGGTCGAGCGCGGCACGCCCGGCTTCTCGGCGCACGAGGTGAAGACCAAGGCGAGCATGCGCGCCTCCGATACCGCCGAGCTGGTGCTCGACGGCGTGCGGGTGGACGACACCGCCGTGCTGCCCGGCGCGCGGGGGCTCCGCGGCCCGCTGAGCTGCCTGACCCAGGCGCGCTACGGGATCGCCTGGGGCGCCATCGGGGCGGCCATCGCCTGCTTCGAGGAAGCCCTGGACTACGCCAAGACCCGTGTCGCGTTCGGCAGGCCCATCGCCGCGCGCCAGCTGATCCAGGAACGGCTCGTCGACATGCTCCAGGAGATCACCAAGGCGCAGTGGCTGGCCTACCGCCTGGGCCAGCTCAAGGACCAGGGCAAGATGCAGTACACGCACGTCTCCCTGGCCAAGCGCAACAACGTGCGCGCCGCCCTGCAGATCGCCCGCGCGGCCCGGGCGATCCTCGGGGCGTCCGGCATCACCCTGGAGTACCACGCCATGCGCCACGCGGCCAACCTGGAGACCGTCGACACCTACGAGGGCACGTACGACATCCACACGCTGATCCTGGGGCGGGACATCACCGGGTTCGACGCCTTCGCGTAG
- a CDS encoding GntR family transcriptional regulator — protein sequence MIKGKSSPTRIPLAVDNRLPEPIHAQLAEQLRWLVALGELRPGDRLPTVQELADHLRVHRNTVAAVYAALQEEGYLTSRRGAGTFVADSETTRAAVQRVALRDVVEQALARAVEMGFTPAEFAEAAAARARMHEAQRSWRRVLFVECNVPEIEQHGRTLTRELGVTVEGVHLNDVRADPAGFRQRAAAVGTVATTFFHFEEVQHVVGRAAQVVGIGAGLEIRFLRALGQMPAGTRVAICCLDRERAARVRTLVVHAGVRHVSMAAVGVDDPERFRRALNEADEVYVSTAAYPVARRLVGEHVRLRTYQMELDRASLEMVRARLMDPSVQPRTGQRGA from the coding sequence ATGATAAAAGGCAAATCGAGCCCCACGCGCATTCCCCTGGCGGTGGACAACCGCTTGCCGGAGCCGATCCACGCCCAGCTGGCAGAGCAACTCCGGTGGCTGGTGGCCCTGGGGGAGTTGCGGCCCGGCGACCGGTTGCCCACCGTGCAGGAACTCGCCGATCACCTGCGGGTCCACCGGAACACGGTGGCCGCGGTGTACGCGGCCCTCCAGGAGGAAGGCTACCTGACCTCGCGACGGGGCGCGGGCACCTTCGTGGCGGACAGCGAGACCACGCGGGCGGCGGTGCAACGTGTGGCCCTGCGGGACGTGGTGGAGCAGGCGCTGGCGAGGGCCGTGGAGATGGGTTTCACGCCGGCGGAGTTCGCGGAGGCCGCGGCGGCCCGAGCACGCATGCACGAGGCCCAGCGGTCCTGGCGGCGAGTGCTGTTCGTCGAGTGCAACGTCCCCGAGATCGAGCAGCATGGCCGCACGCTGACCCGGGAGCTCGGCGTGACCGTGGAGGGCGTGCACCTCAACGACGTCCGGGCGGATCCCGCAGGGTTCCGCCAGCGCGCGGCCGCGGTGGGGACCGTGGCGACCACGTTCTTCCACTTCGAAGAGGTGCAGCACGTTGTGGGCCGTGCCGCGCAGGTGGTGGGGATCGGGGCCGGGCTGGAGATCCGGTTCTTGCGGGCCCTGGGCCAGATGCCTGCGGGTACGCGGGTGGCCATCTGCTGCCTGGACCGCGAGCGCGCTGCCAGAGTGCGCACGCTGGTGGTGCACGCGGGGGTCCGGCACGTGAGCATGGCCGCCGTGGGCGTGGACGACCCCGAGCGGTTCCGTCGGGCACTGAACGAGGCAGACGAGGTGTACGTGTCGACCGCGGCCTACCCGGTGGCCCGGCGGTTGGTGGGCGAGCATGTGCGGCTCCGCACGTACCAGATGGAGCTGGACCGCGCGAGCCTTGAGATGGTGCGGGCGCGGTTGATGGACCCATCCGTGCAGCCACGGACGGGGCAACGGGGCGCGTGA
- a CDS encoding iron ABC transporter permease, whose protein sequence is MPILRGRRAAVDPWVVAAFAAAAAVLGLFVVYPTLRVLVYPSLADYLQIPQQSRWLQAARGSLVMMVLSTVTATVVGAIFAFALSRPDVPGTRLFRLVAPLPLFAPPFMVAFAYILMFGRQGLITKTLLGLDANIFGWHGLWLVQTVAFFPLAMLIILGALETVNPSLEHAARNLGADEWAVVRTISLALARPGIAGAMLVVAISVLADFGNAVVIAGAFPLLATEAWFRMEGLADLRGAALVVAMLLVPTVVLFFLERYWVGRRAYVTVTGRGGRIERPPTHPVLRWTAAGVCTAVSVLVLLVYLGVVAGGLTAVWGRDWTLTTAHWRLAGDRVGALVTSVKIGALAGLVTGVVSVVVAFLASRDLPGRRVLDFLAVLPGALPGVFVGVGFVLAFNAPPLELAGTPWILALALAFWHLPMGYQAAAATLTQIERAIEEAATNLGAPGLRVLWDIYLPLLRRAFVGAFTVSFVRAVTNVSIVIFLVTPGNVVATFVILNMISNNHWGPAAALTTMLLLLTGAAVALAGAVLGRAVRGLPVG, encoded by the coding sequence ATGCCGATACTGCGCGGGCGTCGCGCCGCCGTCGATCCCTGGGTGGTGGCGGCGTTCGCTGCAGCGGCCGCCGTCCTGGGCCTGTTCGTCGTCTACCCGACGCTGCGGGTGCTGGTCTACCCCTCGCTGGCCGACTACCTGCAGATCCCCCAGCAGTCCCGCTGGTTGCAGGCTGCGCGCGGGAGCCTGGTCATGATGGTGCTCTCCACGGTCACGGCCACGGTCGTGGGTGCTATCTTCGCGTTCGCCCTCAGCCGGCCCGATGTGCCCGGCACCCGGCTCTTCCGCCTGGTGGCGCCGTTGCCGCTGTTCGCGCCGCCGTTCATGGTGGCGTTCGCCTACATCCTGATGTTCGGCCGGCAGGGGCTGATCACCAAGACGTTGCTGGGCCTGGACGCCAACATCTTCGGCTGGCACGGGCTGTGGCTGGTGCAGACGGTGGCGTTCTTCCCGCTGGCGATGCTGATCATCCTCGGCGCCCTGGAGACCGTGAACCCCAGCCTGGAGCACGCGGCCCGCAACCTGGGTGCCGACGAGTGGGCGGTGGTGCGCACGATCTCGCTGGCGCTGGCGCGTCCGGGCATCGCCGGCGCCATGCTGGTGGTGGCCATCTCGGTGCTGGCGGACTTCGGCAACGCCGTGGTGATCGCCGGTGCCTTCCCGCTGCTGGCCACCGAGGCGTGGTTCCGGATGGAGGGGCTGGCCGACCTGCGGGGGGCCGCCCTGGTGGTGGCCATGCTGCTGGTCCCCACGGTGGTCCTGTTCTTCCTGGAACGGTACTGGGTGGGCCGCCGCGCCTACGTCACGGTGACGGGGCGCGGCGGACGCATCGAACGGCCGCCGACACACCCGGTGCTGCGCTGGACGGCAGCGGGGGTGTGCACCGCGGTGAGCGTGCTGGTGCTGCTGGTCTACCTGGGCGTCGTCGCCGGCGGGCTCACCGCGGTCTGGGGCCGCGACTGGACGCTGACGACGGCGCACTGGCGGCTGGCGGGCGACCGGGTGGGCGCGCTGGTGACGTCGGTGAAGATCGGCGCGCTGGCCGGCCTCGTCACGGGCGTGGTGAGCGTGGTGGTCGCCTTCCTGGCCTCCCGCGACCTGCCGGGCCGCCGGGTGCTCGACTTCCTGGCCGTGTTGCCGGGCGCCCTGCCCGGCGTCTTCGTCGGCGTGGGCTTCGTGCTCGCCTTCAACGCGCCGCCGCTGGAACTGGCCGGCACGCCGTGGATCCTGGCGCTGGCCCTGGCGTTCTGGCACCTGCCCATGGGCTACCAGGCCGCTGCCGCCACGCTGACCCAGATCGAACGCGCCATCGAGGAGGCGGCCACCAACCTGGGCGCGCCGGGGCTGCGCGTGCTCTGGGACATCTACCTGCCGCTGTTGCGCCGTGCCTTCGTGGGGGCGTTCACGGTGTCGTTCGTCCGGGCCGTGACCAACGTGAGCATCGTGATCTTCCTGGTCACCCCGGGCAACGTCGTGGCCACCTTCGTGATCCTCAACATGATCAGCAACAACCACTGGGGGCCGGCAGCGGCGCTGACGACGATGCTGCTGCTCCTGACGGGCGCCGCGGTGGCCCTGGCCGGCGCCGTGCTCGGCCGGGCGGTACGGGGGCTGCCGGTGGGGTAG
- a CDS encoding ABC transporter substrate-binding protein: MPRWMVVVLLGGLLGGVLAAPPGVTHAQGGKIVVYSALPDLETTLVNREFTRRTGIQVEALSVAAAGTLVARIQAERARPRADVFVGGSADFHAPLAQEGLLLAYRSPVFAEARISPAYRDPQGFWHGWYLGALGIILNTDRFEGELAPRRVAKPATWDDLVRPEFRRLFIMPSPLTTGGGYIFVAAQIFRLGEDRAWAYLRQLHANVAQYTPTAPGTITLLARGEGIVGMMWAHEGIGARLANQQPLETIVPPDTAFEIGAVSIIKGGPNPEGAKAYVDFLLTRTPQDINAKYGFRYAVRGDVPVPTGATPFERLRFVRYDRQWAIDNMARIRERWQREFGR, from the coding sequence ATGCCACGGTGGATGGTGGTCGTCCTGCTCGGAGGCCTGCTGGGCGGTGTGCTGGCAGCGCCGCCAGGCGTGACCCATGCGCAGGGTGGGAAGATCGTGGTCTACTCGGCCCTGCCCGACCTCGAGACGACCCTGGTGAACCGGGAGTTCACGCGGCGCACGGGCATCCAGGTCGAAGCGTTGAGCGTGGCCGCTGCGGGCACGCTGGTGGCGCGGATCCAGGCGGAGCGCGCCCGGCCCCGCGCGGACGTGTTCGTGGGCGGCTCGGCGGACTTCCACGCGCCGCTGGCGCAGGAGGGCCTGCTGCTGGCCTACCGGTCGCCGGTCTTCGCCGAGGCCCGGATCAGCCCGGCCTACCGCGACCCCCAGGGGTTCTGGCACGGCTGGTACCTGGGGGCCCTGGGGATCATCCTCAACACCGACCGGTTCGAGGGCGAGCTCGCGCCGCGCCGTGTGGCGAAGCCCGCGACGTGGGACGACCTCGTGCGGCCGGAGTTCCGCCGGCTGTTCATCATGCCGAGCCCCCTGACGACCGGTGGCGGCTACATCTTCGTGGCGGCGCAGATCTTCCGCCTGGGGGAGGACCGCGCCTGGGCCTACCTGCGCCAGCTCCATGCCAATGTCGCGCAGTACACGCCCACCGCGCCGGGCACGATCACGCTGCTGGCGCGCGGCGAGGGCATCGTCGGCATGATGTGGGCCCACGAGGGGATCGGCGCGCGGCTGGCCAACCAGCAGCCGCTGGAGACGATCGTGCCGCCCGATACGGCGTTCGAGATCGGCGCGGTGTCCATCATCAAGGGCGGGCCCAACCCCGAGGGCGCCAAAGCCTACGTGGACTTCCTGCTGACCCGCACGCCCCAGGACATCAACGCCAAGTACGGCTTCCGGTACGCCGTGCGGGGCGACGTCCCGGTGCCCACGGGGGCCACGCCGTTCGAACGGCTGCGGTTCGTGCGCTACGACCGGCAGTGGGCCATCGACAACATGGCGCGCATCCGCGAGCGCTGGCAGCGGGAGTTCGGCCGATAA
- a CDS encoding GNAT family N-acetyltransferase, which yields MRMGDGLQVEVRPVTQGTWRALEALFRAERGLPRGCWCMWWRTSRDEFQRLGPRGRRLALRRLVVSGTPIGVVAFVGGTPVGWCSVAPRERYPALERSPTLRRVDDEPVWSVVCLYVAKTWRGLGVVEQLLQGAIAYVRAQGGTALEAYPHVRAPAGGPGAAYMGLLSTFLRTGFVEVARPTPQRRIVRYSWGSRAALGGPATPRGESRATSHSRLRTGGG from the coding sequence ATGCGAATGGGCGACGGCCTGCAGGTGGAGGTGCGCCCCGTCACGCAGGGCACGTGGAGAGCGCTCGAGGCGCTGTTCCGAGCCGAGCGAGGCCTGCCGCGAGGGTGCTGGTGCATGTGGTGGCGGACGAGCCGGGACGAGTTCCAGCGTCTGGGCCCTCGAGGACGGCGGCTGGCGTTGCGGCGTCTGGTGGTGTCCGGAACCCCCATCGGCGTCGTGGCGTTCGTAGGTGGCACGCCGGTCGGTTGGTGCTCGGTCGCCCCCCGCGAGCGCTATCCGGCGCTCGAACGCTCGCCGACGCTTCGGCGGGTCGACGACGAGCCGGTGTGGTCGGTGGTGTGTCTCTACGTGGCCAAGACCTGGCGCGGCCTCGGGGTGGTCGAGCAGCTCCTGCAGGGCGCCATCGCGTACGTGCGGGCGCAGGGTGGGACCGCGCTGGAAGCGTACCCCCACGTGCGTGCTCCGGCCGGTGGGCCAGGCGCCGCGTACATGGGGCTCCTGTCGACCTTCCTCCGCACGGGCTTCGTGGAGGTCGCGCGGCCGACCCCACAGCGGCGCATCGTCCGGTACAGCTGGGGATCGCGTGCCGCGCTCGGGGGGCCTGCTACACCACGTGGGGAGAGTCGTGCCACGTCCCACTCAAGGCTCCGCACCGGTGGCGGGTAG
- a CDS encoding Gfo/Idh/MocA family oxidoreductase — protein MSARIGILGAGFIGRIHAHNLARDPRVELVGVADVAPGAASRLAGEVGTRALASLDQLLDAGVDAVYVCTPNAHHVEPVVAALAAGVHVFSEKPMATSLDGAMRVREAARRARGAYQIGFNRRFANVYRFAKARIDDGRIVPRLAQMKHNRGELVQPPWTGDPAVTGGYLYETPVHLFDMGRFLFGEVATVAGHARQSVYREPDGFVLLFTFASGVVASVTSVAHASWLFPYERVEIYGDHCTVVTEELERAAFSPAMRGQVEAIDCFQMPFEEKWGYVEEDRLFVGTVLGEHPPAVTADDGYRATELVEAVYRAVRTGAPVQLPLGP, from the coding sequence GTGAGCGCCCGTATCGGGATCCTGGGGGCCGGGTTCATCGGGCGCATCCACGCCCACAACCTGGCCCGCGATCCGCGGGTCGAGCTCGTGGGGGTGGCAGACGTGGCGCCGGGCGCGGCGTCGCGGCTGGCGGGCGAGGTGGGAACGCGCGCCCTGGCCAGCCTGGACCAGCTGCTCGATGCCGGCGTGGACGCCGTGTACGTGTGCACGCCCAACGCCCACCACGTCGAGCCCGTGGTGGCCGCGCTGGCGGCCGGGGTGCACGTCTTCTCGGAGAAGCCCATGGCGACGTCGCTGGACGGCGCCATGCGGGTGCGCGAGGCGGCCCGCCGGGCGCGGGGCGCGTACCAGATCGGGTTCAACCGCCGCTTCGCCAACGTCTACCGCTTCGCCAAGGCACGCATCGACGACGGGCGCATCGTCCCGCGCCTGGCCCAGATGAAGCACAACCGCGGGGAGCTGGTGCAGCCACCGTGGACCGGTGACCCGGCGGTGACCGGCGGCTACCTGTACGAGACGCCGGTGCACCTGTTCGACATGGGACGCTTCCTCTTCGGCGAGGTGGCCACCGTCGCCGGACACGCCCGCCAGAGCGTCTACCGCGAGCCCGACGGGTTCGTGCTGCTCTTCACCTTCGCCAGCGGGGTGGTGGCGTCGGTGACCAGCGTCGCCCACGCGTCGTGGCTGTTCCCCTATGAGCGCGTGGAGATCTACGGCGACCACTGCACGGTGGTGACCGAGGAGCTGGAGCGGGCCGCGTTCTCGCCGGCGATGCGCGGTCAGGTGGAGGCCATCGACTGCTTCCAGATGCCGTTCGAGGAAAAGTGGGGCTACGTGGAGGAGGACCGGCTGTTCGTCGGCACCGTGCTGGGTGAGCATCCGCCGGCGGTGACCGCCGACGACGGCTACCGGGCCACCGAGCTGGTCGAAGCCGTCTACCGCGCGGTCCGCACCGGGGCACCCGTGCAGCTGCCGCTTGGTCCATGA
- a CDS encoding HAD family hydrolase produces the protein MSYRLLVADIDGTLVTTAREIPAPVREAVRAAQARGVRVLLATGRIWRSARRFVEDLGADPPAILVNGALVYDFVADRIWFRALLPRAQAQAVLEVLARFPQVAPHVYVDDRVYVDAVTPRTVAYQQKDGLDVDAVGDLLQWLQADPMKILVIGDPPALEAVARELDALRAPINYVFSERHYLEVLPPRVNKGVALQIVAERLGVRAQEIVAVGDNLNDLAMIQYAGLGVAMAHAPEVLRREADYVAPGNDEHGLREVIERFILTSTAAG, from the coding sequence ATGAGCTACCGCCTGCTCGTCGCCGACATCGACGGGACGCTGGTGACCACGGCGCGGGAGATCCCCGCGCCGGTGCGTGAGGCCGTGCGGGCCGCCCAGGCGCGGGGCGTCCGTGTCCTGCTGGCCACCGGCCGCATCTGGCGCTCGGCCCGGCGGTTCGTCGAGGACCTGGGCGCGGACCCACCGGCGATCCTGGTCAACGGCGCCCTCGTCTACGACTTCGTCGCCGACCGGATCTGGTTTCGGGCGCTGCTGCCCCGGGCGCAGGCCCAGGCGGTGCTCGAGGTGCTGGCCCGCTTCCCACAGGTGGCGCCCCACGTGTACGTGGACGACCGCGTCTACGTCGATGCCGTCACCCCCCGCACCGTGGCCTACCAGCAGAAGGACGGGCTGGACGTCGACGCCGTGGGCGACCTGCTGCAGTGGCTCCAGGCCGATCCCATGAAGATCCTCGTCATCGGCGATCCGCCGGCCCTGGAGGCCGTCGCGCGGGAGCTCGATGCGCTGCGGGCCCCCATCAACTACGTCTTCTCCGAGCGCCACTACCTGGAGGTGTTGCCCCCACGGGTGAACAAGGGCGTCGCCCTCCAGATCGTGGCCGAGCGGTTGGGCGTGCGGGCGCAGGAGATCGTGGCCGTGGGCGACAACCTCAACGACCTGGCGATGATCCAGTACGCCGGGCTGGGCGTGGCGATGGCGCACGCGCCCGAGGTGCTGCGCCGCGAGGCGGACTACGTGGCGCCCGGCAACGACGAGCACGGGTTGCGGGAGGTGATCGAACGCTTCATCCTGACGTCGACGGCTGCGGGGTGA
- a CDS encoding CBS domain-containing protein: MSGEMDGKSVETSGGASVGPVGPWVAAAPVVLPTTSVAMALRLMRDAGLPALPVMQDGQFAGLVHERDLLRLTPSEASTLDRHELHAVLAGLTVARAVRPGAAVSPECPVEEAARRMTRAGAPVVPVVSGGMPVGVLLWTAVLEVLLTRAARLAGAEESRQAVQTTGGGGGHAAQLVVAG, encoded by the coding sequence ATGAGTGGCGAGATGGACGGGAAGTCGGTGGAGACGTCGGGCGGAGCGAGCGTCGGGCCTGTCGGGCCGTGGGTCGCAGCGGCACCGGTGGTGCTGCCGACCACGTCCGTGGCCATGGCGTTGCGGCTCATGCGGGACGCGGGCCTTCCCGCGCTGCCCGTCATGCAGGATGGACAGTTCGCGGGCCTTGTGCACGAGCGGGACCTCCTCCGCCTGACACCGTCGGAAGCGTCCACGCTCGACCGCCACGAGCTCCACGCGGTCCTGGCCGGGTTGACGGTGGCGCGGGCAGTCCGGCCCGGTGCCGCGGTCTCGCCGGAGTGCCCGGTCGAGGAGGCGGCGCGGCGCATGACCAGGGCGGGCGCGCCGGTGGTCCCCGTGGTGTCCGGCGGCATGCCCGTGGGCGTGCTGCTGTGGACCGCCGTGCTGGAGGTGCTGTTGACGCGTGCTGCGAGGCTCGCCGGCGCGGAGGAATCGAGACAGGCCGTACAGACCACAGGTGGAGGAGGGGGTCATGCTGCACAGCTCGTGGTTGCTGGGTGA
- a CDS encoding phosphodiester glycosidase family protein: protein MLLALIAVAVTAASAPAQTAAADLDGHWAAARILDLVRRGVVGLDADRRFHPDRPVTRAQYVVWLVAARGLPPLRPGASSFADVPPGHEVAAALESAAAVGIVAPGGLFRPDEPLTRADAIVYLVRALGHTFEAAYMVHAPLPYVDVDGLPPTVRGAIAVAALSEPPLLREPPADRLRPDEPATRAEAASLLWAYLQAVERGMRLRFVTTLGQGVTLILEKRGALRVMPVWRVQVGAFLDEERARRLAATLRARGYPADVEAVDEVFRVRVGQFRTREEAEALRGRLEPDGVTGQVVLTVQDYDALAGPFWTGMLVVEPASGVTLRPALALGGSLGRGLVSEAARRAGALAAVNGGFFHAATGDPLGCLVVDGEVVSEPMPGRTCVGITDDGQLLFDTMGFDAAVEVHGAHLPVAGVNRPRGADELIVYRPVFGASTRTNPFGAEAVVVGDVVEQVVDGRGNTAIPRHGFVLSGHGRMRAALAALRPGDRVTLRMRLVPGSGDPRWDGVRHVLGGGPRLLAAGQYAGGEGFRASFTDRRHPRTALGRLEDGRVLLVVVGGRQPYHSLGMTLPELAAMLRLLGVTDALNLDGGGSSTLVVRGVVVNLPADGTGERPVGDVLLVMPPTPQEQP from the coding sequence GTGCTGCTCGCGCTGATAGCGGTCGCGGTGACCGCTGCCTCGGCGCCGGCGCAGACCGCCGCCGCGGATCTGGACGGCCACTGGGCCGCGGCGCGGATCCTCGACCTCGTGCGGCGTGGCGTGGTCGGGCTGGACGCCGACCGCCGCTTCCACCCCGACCGCCCCGTGACGCGCGCGCAGTACGTCGTCTGGTTGGTGGCGGCGCGGGGCCTTCCCCCGCTGCGCCCGGGCGCGTCGAGCTTCGCCGACGTGCCGCCCGGCCACGAGGTTGCGGCGGCGCTGGAGAGCGCGGCCGCCGTGGGCATCGTGGCCCCCGGCGGCCTGTTCCGCCCCGACGAGCCCCTCACACGCGCCGATGCCATCGTCTACCTCGTCCGCGCCCTCGGGCACACCTTCGAGGCGGCGTACATGGTGCACGCGCCGCTGCCGTACGTGGACGTCGACGGGCTGCCACCGACGGTGCGCGGGGCGATCGCGGTGGCCGCGCTCAGCGAGCCGCCGCTGCTGCGCGAGCCCCCCGCCGACCGTCTGCGCCCGGACGAGCCCGCCACGCGCGCCGAGGCTGCCAGCCTGCTGTGGGCGTACCTGCAGGCCGTCGAGCGCGGCATGCGTCTGCGCTTCGTGACCACCCTCGGCCAGGGCGTCACGTTGATCCTCGAGAAACGCGGGGCGCTGCGCGTGATGCCCGTCTGGCGGGTGCAGGTCGGGGCCTTCCTCGACGAAGAGCGCGCGCGCCGGCTGGCCGCCACGCTGCGCGCCCGCGGGTATCCGGCCGACGTGGAGGCGGTGGACGAGGTCTTCCGGGTGCGCGTGGGACAGTTTCGAACCCGCGAGGAGGCCGAGGCGCTCCGGGGGCGCCTGGAACCGGACGGGGTCACCGGCCAGGTGGTCCTCACGGTCCAGGACTACGACGCCCTGGCCGGCCCGTTCTGGACGGGTATGCTGGTGGTGGAGCCGGCCAGCGGCGTCACGCTGCGGCCGGCGCTGGCCCTGGGGGGGAGCCTGGGACGCGGCCTGGTCAGCGAGGCCGCACGACGCGCCGGCGCCCTTGCGGCGGTCAACGGTGGGTTCTTCCACGCGGCCACGGGCGACCCGCTCGGATGCCTGGTCGTCGACGGCGAGGTCGTCAGCGAGCCGATGCCCGGCCGCACCTGCGTGGGCATCACCGACGACGGCCAGCTGCTCTTCGACACCATGGGCTTCGATGCCGCGGTCGAGGTGCACGGCGCGCACCTGCCCGTCGCCGGCGTCAACCGCCCGCGCGGCGCGGACGAGTTGATCGTCTACCGTCCGGTGTTCGGTGCCTCCACCCGCACCAACCCATTTGGGGCGGAAGCCGTCGTGGTGGGCGACGTGGTCGAGCAGGTGGTCGACGGCCGGGGCAACACGGCGATCCCGCGGCACGGCTTCGTGCTCTCCGGCCACGGCCGCATGCGGGCGGCGCTGGCGGCGCTGCGGCCGGGCGACCGCGTGACGCTGCGCATGCGGCTGGTCCCCGGGTCCGGCGATCCGCGGTGGGATGGCGTCCGGCACGTCCTCGGCGGCGGCCCGCGGCTGCTGGCCGCCGGGCAGTATGCGGGCGGCGAGGGCTTCCGCGCGTCGTTCACCGATCGCCGCCACCCGCGCACCGCCCTGGGCCGGCTCGAGGACGGCCGCGTGCTCCTGGTGGTGGTGGGCGGGCGGCAGCCCTACCACAGCCTGGGCATGACGCTCCCCGAACTGGCGGCCATGCTCCGCCTGCTGGGCGTCACCGACGCCCTCAACCTGGACGGCGGAGGGTCGTCCACCCTGGTCGTGCGCGGCGTGGTCGTCAACCTGCCGGCGGACGGGACGGGAGAGCGGCCGGTCGGTGACGTGCTCCTGGTGATGCCCCCGACACCCCAGGAGCAGCCGTAG